A window of the Lysinibacillus irui genome harbors these coding sequences:
- the rpsS gene encoding 30S ribosomal protein S19, translated as MGRSLKKGPFVDDHLMKKVEAQEASEKKQVIKTWSRRSTIFPNFIGLTIAVYDGRKHVPVYVTEDMVGHKLGEFAPTRTYKGHGADDKKTRR; from the coding sequence ATGGGTCGCAGCTTGAAAAAAGGACCTTTTGTTGATGACCACTTAATGAAAAAAGTGGAAGCACAAGAGGCTTCTGAGAAAAAACAAGTTATTAAAACTTGGTCACGCCGTTCTACAATCTTCCCGAACTTCATCGGTTTAACGATTGCTGTATATGATGGACGTAAACATGTTCCTGTATACGTAACAGAAGATATGGTAGGCCATAAACTTGGTGAGTTCGCACCGACACGTACTTACAAAGGTCACGGTGCAGACGACAAGAAAACAAGACGCTAA
- the rplB gene encoding 50S ribosomal protein L2, producing MAIKKYKPTSNGRRNMTSLDFAEITTNKPEKSLLEPTKRKAGRNNQGKITVRHHGGGHKKQYRVIDFKRVKDGIPAKVATIEYDPNRSANIALINYADGAKAYILAPKGLEVGQTIVSGPDADIKVGNALPLANIPMGTTIHNIELKPGKGGQLVRSAGTSAQVLGREDKYVIVRLQSGEVRLVLATCRATIGQVGNEQHELVHIGKAGRSRWLGKRPEVRGSVMNPNDHPHGGGEGRSPIGRKSPMTPWGKPALGYKTRKKKNKSDKFIIRSRKK from the coding sequence ATGGCGATTAAAAAGTATAAACCTACCTCTAATGGTCGTCGTAACATGACGTCATTAGACTTTGCGGAAATTACAACTAACAAGCCTGAGAAATCATTGCTTGAACCAACTAAACGCAAAGCTGGTCGTAACAACCAAGGTAAAATCACTGTTCGTCATCATGGTGGTGGTCATAAGAAGCAATACCGTGTTATCGATTTCAAACGTGTTAAAGATGGCATTCCGGCAAAAGTTGCTACTATTGAATATGATCCAAACCGTTCTGCGAATATCGCATTAATCAACTACGCTGATGGAGCAAAAGCTTACATCTTAGCACCAAAAGGTCTAGAGGTTGGTCAAACAATCGTTTCTGGTCCAGATGCTGATATTAAAGTAGGTAACGCATTACCATTAGCAAACATTCCAATGGGTACAACAATCCATAACATCGAGTTAAAACCTGGTAAAGGTGGACAATTAGTACGTTCAGCTGGTACTTCTGCTCAAGTACTTGGTCGTGAAGATAAGTACGTAATCGTTCGTCTACAATCTGGTGAAGTACGTTTAGTTTTAGCTACTTGCCGCGCTACAATCGGTCAAGTTGGTAACGAACAACACGAACTTGTACACATCGGTAAAGCAGGTCGTAGCCGTTGGTTAGGTAAACGCCCAGAAGTTCGTGGTTCTGTAATGAACCCTAACGATCACCCACACGGTGGTGGTGAAGGACGTTCTCCAATCGGACGTAAATCACCAATGACTCCTTGGGGTAAACCAGCACTTGGTTACAAAACTCGTAAGAAGAAAAACAAATCGGATAAATTTATCATCCGTAGTCGTAAAAAATAA
- the rplW gene encoding 50S ribosomal protein L23, translating into MEARDILKRPVITERSSELMAEKKYTFEVDTRANKTQVKDAVEEIFGVKVEKVNVLNYKGKFKRVGRYGGYTNKRRKAIVKLTADSKEIELFEM; encoded by the coding sequence ATGGAAGCACGTGATATTTTAAAACGTCCGGTCATTACTGAGCGTTCTTCAGAACTTATGGCAGAGAAAAAGTATACTTTCGAAGTAGACACTCGCGCTAACAAAACTCAAGTAAAAGACGCTGTAGAAGAAATCTTTGGCGTAAAAGTTGAGAAAGTAAACGTTCTTAACTACAAAGGTAAATTCAAGCGTGTTGGCCGTTACGGTGGTTACACTAACAAACGTCGTAAAGCGATTGTTAAATTAACTGCTGATAGCAAAGAAATCGAATTATTCGAAATGTAA
- the rplD gene encoding 50S ribosomal protein L4 codes for MTKVSVLSQTGASVGEIELNDAIFGIEPNEAVLFDAVVAQRASLRQGNHKVKNRSEVAGGGRKPWRQKGTGRARQGSIRSPQWRGGGIVFGPTPRSYSYKLPKKVRRLALKSALSAKVVEQNFLVLDALTLAAPKTKEFTKILKDLSLEKKSLFVTADLDENVALSARNIPGVTVLTANGINVLDLLGHDKVVFTKSAVEKVEEVLG; via the coding sequence ATGACAAAAGTATCTGTACTTAGTCAAACAGGTGCTTCAGTTGGTGAAATCGAATTAAACGATGCGATCTTCGGAATCGAGCCAAATGAAGCAGTATTATTCGACGCTGTAGTAGCTCAACGTGCTTCTCTTCGTCAAGGTAATCACAAGGTTAAAAACCGTTCTGAGGTTGCTGGTGGTGGTCGTAAACCATGGCGTCAAAAAGGAACTGGTCGTGCTCGTCAAGGTTCTATCCGTTCTCCACAATGGCGCGGCGGTGGTATCGTATTCGGTCCTACTCCACGTAGCTACTCTTATAAATTACCTAAAAAAGTTCGTCGTTTAGCTCTTAAATCAGCTTTATCAGCTAAAGTAGTAGAACAAAACTTCTTAGTTCTTGATGCTCTAACTCTAGCAGCACCAAAAACAAAAGAATTCACAAAAATTCTTAAAGATCTTTCTTTAGAGAAAAAATCTTTATTCGTAACTGCTGACCTAGATGAAAACGTAGCATTATCTGCTCGTAACATCCCAGGTGTAACAGTTTTAACTGCAAATGGAATCAACGTTCTTGATCTATTAGGTCATGATAAAGTTGTATTCACTAAATCTGCAGTAGAAAAAGTTGAGGAGGTGCTTGGATAA
- the rplC gene encoding 50S ribosomal protein L3: protein MAKGILGRKIGMTQVFAENGDLIPVTVIEATPNVVLQKKTVETDGYEAIQVGFEDKRVKLSNKPEQGHVAKANTAPKRFIREFRNVNVEEYEVGQEVKVEIFAEGDVIDVTGVTKGKGFQGVIKRHGQSRGPMAHGSRYHRRPGSMGPVAPNRVFKQKKLPGQMGGNVVTIQNLEIVKVDTDRNLLLVKGNVPGSKKALVTVKTAIKAK from the coding sequence ATGGCTAAAGGAATCTTAGGTAGAAAAATTGGTATGACACAAGTTTTCGCTGAAAACGGCGATTTAATCCCGGTAACAGTTATCGAAGCTACTCCAAACGTAGTTCTTCAAAAGAAAACTGTTGAAACAGACGGCTACGAAGCAATTCAAGTTGGTTTCGAAGATAAGCGCGTTAAGCTTTCTAATAAACCAGAACAAGGTCACGTAGCAAAAGCGAACACTGCTCCTAAGCGCTTCATTCGTGAATTCCGCAACGTGAACGTGGAAGAATACGAAGTTGGTCAAGAAGTCAAAGTAGAAATTTTCGCAGAAGGCGATGTAATTGATGTAACAGGTGTTACTAAAGGTAAAGGTTTCCAAGGTGTTATCAAACGCCACGGTCAATCTCGTGGTCCAATGGCCCACGGTTCTCGTTACCACCGTCGTCCTGGTTCAATGGGTCCAGTTGCTCCGAACCGCGTATTCAAACAAAAGAAATTACCTGGTCAAATGGGTGGCAATGTAGTTACAATCCAAAACTTAGAAATCGTGAAAGTTGATACAGATCGTAACTTACTACTTGTTAAAGGTAATGTTCCTGGTTCTAAAAAAGCTCTAGTTACAGTAAAAACTGCAATTAAAGCTAAGTAA
- the rpsJ gene encoding 30S ribosomal protein S10 produces the protein MAKQKIRIRLKAYDHRILDQSAEKIVETAKRSGASVSGPIPLPTEKSVYTILRAVHKYKDSREQFEMRTHKRLIDIVNPTPQTVDALMKLDLPSGVDIEIKL, from the coding sequence ATGGCAAAACAAAAGATTCGTATTCGTTTAAAAGCGTATGATCACCGTATTTTAGATCAGTCTGCTGAGAAAATTGTGGAAACTGCAAAACGTTCAGGTGCAAGTGTATCAGGTCCGATTCCACTTCCAACTGAGAAGTCTGTGTACACAATTCTTCGTGCGGTTCACAAGTATAAAGATTCTCGTGAACAATTCGAGATGCGTACGCATAAACGTCTGATCGATATCGTTAACCCAACACCACAAACTGTTGATGCGTTAATGAAACTTGATTTACCATCTGGCGTTGATATCGAAATCAAACTTTAA
- a CDS encoding Na+/H+ antiporter family protein — protein sequence MNAVIMAVAVMLILSLLRINVVLSLVLGAFVGGLTSGMGIEATVQSFTEGLGAGATIALSYGLLGGFAIAIAKTGIPELMIAGMLNILNGESNRKGLVKVLIFFLIFVMSILSQNVIPIHIAFIPLMIPPILKILNMLEVDRRIIATLIAVGLIGTYSFVPAGFGAIFQDIVATQVSEAGMTVSSRDVPAAMAIPVLGMLVGLIMAFIIYRKPRQYRQDDVETESLNVNVTKYVMFSTGLALVVALCAQVLTDSMIVGSFAGIMIMYFTGALKWKEADDILSEGMKMMAFIGFVMIAANGFAAVINATGDVDSLITSSITILQGNRSLAIFIMLVVGLVVTMGIGSSFATVPIIATLFVPLAQGLGLSPLAILCLIGTAGALGDAGSPASDSTLGPTAGLNVDGQHHHIWDTCVPTFIFINIPLIVFGWIACVFFL from the coding sequence ATGAATGCAGTTATAATGGCGGTAGCCGTTATGTTAATATTAAGCTTACTCCGAATTAATGTGGTTCTTTCCTTAGTTTTAGGAGCCTTTGTTGGTGGCCTGACAAGTGGGATGGGCATTGAAGCAACCGTCCAATCCTTTACAGAAGGGTTAGGGGCAGGAGCAACAATTGCTTTAAGCTATGGTCTTCTTGGCGGTTTTGCTATTGCCATTGCCAAAACAGGAATACCAGAATTAATGATTGCTGGAATGTTAAACATCCTCAACGGAGAAAGTAATAGAAAAGGGTTAGTGAAGGTCTTAATTTTTTTCCTTATTTTCGTGATGTCTATTTTATCTCAAAATGTCATTCCTATTCATATTGCTTTTATTCCATTAATGATCCCTCCCATTTTAAAAATTTTAAATATGTTGGAAGTTGATCGACGTATAATTGCAACCCTAATTGCTGTAGGCTTAATAGGTACTTACAGTTTTGTGCCTGCTGGTTTTGGAGCGATTTTTCAAGATATCGTGGCAACGCAAGTGTCGGAGGCTGGAATGACAGTATCTTCACGTGATGTTCCTGCAGCAATGGCGATCCCAGTGCTAGGCATGCTGGTAGGGTTGATTATGGCTTTCATTATTTATCGTAAGCCACGACAGTATAGACAGGATGATGTGGAGACGGAATCATTAAATGTTAACGTCACCAAGTATGTTATGTTTTCTACTGGACTTGCATTAGTTGTAGCGTTATGTGCGCAAGTACTAACAGATTCAATGATTGTAGGTTCGTTCGCTGGCATTATGATCATGTATTTTACAGGTGCGCTTAAATGGAAAGAGGCAGATGATATTCTATCTGAAGGAATGAAGATGATGGCCTTTATCGGGTTTGTAATGATTGCGGCAAATGGTTTCGCAGCAGTTATTAATGCTACTGGCGATGTGGACAGTTTAATTACAAGCTCTATTACTATTCTACAAGGAAATAGAAGTCTAGCGATCTTTATCATGTTGGTTGTTGGTTTAGTTGTAACGATGGGGATTGGTTCATCGTTCGCAACAGTGCCTATTATTGCTACGTTATTTGTTCCTTTAGCACAAGGGTTAGGATTGAGTCCTTTAGCAATACTATGTTTAATTGGTACGGCAGGTGCGTTAGGAGATGCAGGCTCTCCAGCTTCAGATTCAACACTTGGACCGACTGCAGGTTTAAACGTAGATGGACAGCACCATCATATTTGGGATACCTGTGTCCCGACATTTATTTTTATTAACATTCCCCTGATTGTATTTGGCTGGATTGCCTGTGTTTTCTTTTTATAA